The Citrus sinensis cultivar Valencia sweet orange chromosome 4, DVS_A1.0, whole genome shotgun sequence DNA segment GCATCCTATGGTCTGTGGGTCATTAATAATCCATAGTATCTGAATTTCTCGTCAAAATTGGTCATTTTTGCAAATCATTTGGACGTATATATGCAGCAGTTTACTATTTTAGTGCTTGCAGGAATTGGTATGCTTAAATTTTGGGCTCAAATTGTGTGAAAATAATCAAAGTGATATGCAAATTAATTCAAGCCACATGAGGAAAGAATatcctttcttctttttttttttttaagcttatGTTACATGTTTCTCTGTATGGCATAGGTAGTTCGAAGTGAGAGTAGTGCAGATATGTGGGGATTATATGCAAGGTGGCTTAAAAGTAAAGGAGATCTTACAATGTGCTCTGAAGCCCTCTTAAAGCAAGTCAGATCATATCAGGTTTCTCCATAAATCTCATCATCTTATAATAAGTTAGCATTATGTTTTACATTGATGTTGATGGATTTTGTTAATGCTAATCAAATTTTGCtaatctctctctcactctctctctctcttttaaaaAGAAGGCAAAGAAAAAGCTTTgtgatttcatttttgttttctaaatttgttaTCTAAAGGAATGACAAGTTGACAACTcagcctctctctctctctctctctctgtgctTGTGCGACTGTGTCAGGGATCTGATTTGTGGAAAGATAGAGATCGGTTTAAAAGGTTTTCATATGCATCCTTGGAACTTTGTAAGGTTTACATGGaaatttcttcctcttccGGTAGCCGTCGAGAGCTCTTTGCTGCTGAGATGCACCTGAAGAACGTACTTAAACAAGTAAAACACCTTATAATTCGATATTTAAGACACTTACAGTTGGTTTAAAGATTGCATTTTCCGTTTCTGTTTTTGACTGGTTCAGGATAAAACTTTTTCTCACTGTGTTAGAGTGCATTTCTGTTATTATATAGTTTCTTAGAAGAAAATGCACTTTTTGGAATCTCAGGCTGAAGGATTTTCGGTGCTGTAACTAATCTCATTTGACAATGTAAATATAtggcttcaatttctttaaatgCAACAGCAAGTGTTGTTTTCGACCTCTGTTCTTTTAGGCATTGCTTACATGCCGTGATTTCATTAACCTAAATTTAAGAacaatttcatataatttttttttctgcttttcttttatcatttaaaaacaatacacgcacacacacacgcatATATTTCAGAAAGCATTTAAACAAAGCAACCGAACGTTGCTGGTTTCTATTATTACATCGACAGCAGTAAAGCAAAGAAGCAACTGAAAGTTATCTTCATATGAGAATGAAAGCTTTTCAGCGGCATAAGCCTTTCACTATTCAATTCCAAACATGTTCCTCAACGTGATAACAAATTCGTAGACCTTTTCTGGGTCTGGAAGGATCCTGGCAACAGTATCTCTTTGCATGCACTTGTTCATCCATGCTGAGAATTTGGGGCACTCATTCTCAACCTTAAATCCCCCAAATTTCTCAACCGCGTAAAACCAACAAGTCAGTGGAATGGCAATGACATCAACGAATCCTAAGCTATCCCCGCCAAAGAAATCCTTCTCCCCTAAAGCTCCCTCAAGTTGCTTCAAAATCTCTATAAATTCATTCTTCGCCGTCTCTGGGACCTCGCCCTTGCTTTTCCATATGTTGCATACTGCATCGAATACCTGCAAAAAAAGTGGTGTCATCTTTTAAGTTCGCATTTAGAAAGATACAAACATTTACAAT contains these protein-coding regions:
- the LOC127901786 gene encoding probable glutathione S-transferase parC; translated protein: MSKGEVVLLDCWASPFCLRAKIALAEKGVEYEARAENLFGGKSDLLLKSNPIYKKVPVLLHDGKPMCESTIIVNYIDETWPSPPLLPSCAYERAKARFWADFIDKKVFDAVCNIWKSKGEVPETAKNEFIEILKQLEGALGEKDFFGGDSLGFVDVIAIPLTCWFYAVEKFGGFKVENECPKFSAWMNKCMQRDTVARILPDPEKVYEFVITLRNMFGIE